A genomic window from Salinicoccus sp. RF5 includes:
- a CDS encoding RNA pseudouridine synthase has product MHVKVLYEDNHLLIVEKPVNIPVQGDSSKDRDLQEMLKQYIKDKYNKPGNVYLGLIHRLDRPVGGAMVFAKTSKAASRLSDELRRQKIDRKYVAVIHGRPKRKAGRLVDYLWKDRKKNIVKVADRKKNGAKEAILDYKVLDQNGKHSLAEVQLQTGRSHQIRVQMANQGTPLYGDQKYGRHMNKVGQQIALWACSLSVKHPTKDEIISVDCPPPSVHPWNKFQLP; this is encoded by the coding sequence GTGCATGTCAAAGTGCTCTATGAGGACAACCACCTTCTGATCGTCGAAAAGCCCGTGAACATACCGGTGCAGGGAGACAGCTCGAAGGACAGGGACCTGCAGGAGATGCTGAAGCAGTACATAAAGGATAAGTACAACAAGCCCGGCAACGTATATCTTGGTCTCATCCACAGGCTGGACCGCCCGGTGGGCGGGGCGATGGTATTTGCGAAGACTTCAAAGGCCGCCTCCCGCCTGTCGGATGAGCTGCGCCGCCAGAAAATCGACAGGAAGTATGTCGCCGTCATCCATGGCCGGCCGAAGCGGAAGGCAGGAAGACTGGTTGATTATTTGTGGAAGGACAGGAAGAAGAATATCGTCAAAGTTGCCGACCGTAAAAAGAATGGTGCGAAAGAAGCCATACTCGACTACAAGGTGCTCGATCAGAATGGGAAACACAGTCTGGCTGAAGTGCAGCTGCAGACCGGCCGTTCCCATCAGATAAGGGTACAGATGGCCAACCAGGGCACACCGCTCTATGGCGACCAGAAGTACGGCCGCCACATGAACAAGGTTGGGCAGCAGATCGCCCTTTGGGCATGCAGCCTCAGCGTGAAGCATCCGACAAAGGATGAAATCATATCCGTCGACTGCCCGCCACCTTCCGTCCATCCATGGAATAAGTTCCAGCTGCCATGA
- a CDS encoding AAA family ATPase: protein MEGEFKPEKDIKYWMFQPGRGAEHWDEFYEKGYIAIGWGYLGDLSKFQSKDEIKDAMIRHEKLNSVPLNKSLAAWEFYKDMNVGDIVYVKNGTKKIIGKGRITGEYMYDVTLDGYNHTRNVEWLEKGEWKLDAPIAQKTLTNFTDYTDWLFKFENIIKKRNPGLPILQKEFKQWLRTREMDGEPLDESDIDSRINVLLQLESDFSVSIFNDPEIEQLKRLKGKVDSQQKEGVYTDHISTANISIESFIKFLETRPETVTGATSYGKADFLEEVFMDEADFNRLQSLLKRKKNIILRGAPGVGKTYIADRLAYTFMGEEDASRLRFVQFHQSYSYEEFIEGFRPNESGEGFSLSEGPFIDFCDKASQDDRPYFFVIDEINRGNMSRIFGELMMLIEADKRGQEISLLYSKRKFSVPENVFIIGTMNTADRSLAMLDYALRRRFAFFNLEPAFDTQTFQSFIESYQNPSLINRFIPQVKQLNGKIKDTFGPGFQIGHSYFIDPSLKEDTRDALYEILEYEIKPQLEEYWFDDLDIVEAEYDKLKDVLDE from the coding sequence ATGGAAGGTGAATTCAAACCGGAGAAAGACATCAAGTATTGGATGTTCCAACCCGGCAGGGGCGCCGAGCATTGGGATGAATTCTATGAAAAAGGTTATATTGCCATTGGTTGGGGTTACTTGGGGGACCTCAGTAAGTTTCAAAGTAAAGATGAGATAAAAGACGCCATGATCAGGCATGAGAAGTTGAACAGTGTACCCTTGAACAAATCGCTGGCTGCATGGGAATTCTATAAGGATATGAATGTTGGTGATATTGTATATGTCAAAAATGGCACTAAAAAAATCATTGGAAAGGGGCGCATTACCGGGGAATATATGTATGATGTGACATTGGATGGATATAACCATACACGCAATGTGGAGTGGCTGGAGAAAGGGGAATGGAAACTGGACGCCCCGATTGCCCAGAAGACTCTGACTAATTTCACAGACTATACGGATTGGCTTTTCAAATTTGAAAATATCATAAAAAAGCGGAATCCTGGCTTGCCGATTCTCCAGAAGGAATTTAAGCAATGGCTTAGGACGCGGGAGATGGACGGAGAGCCCTTGGACGAATCGGATATAGATTCGAGGATCAATGTGCTGCTGCAGCTGGAATCAGATTTCTCCGTTTCCATATTCAACGACCCGGAAATTGAACAGCTTAAGAGACTTAAGGGGAAAGTCGATTCCCAACAGAAAGAGGGGGTCTATACTGACCATATCTCAACCGCAAATATCAGCATTGAGAGTTTCATAAAATTCCTTGAAACGAGACCCGAAACTGTTACGGGAGCCACTTCGTATGGGAAAGCGGATTTTCTGGAAGAAGTCTTTATGGACGAAGCGGATTTCAATCGTCTGCAATCGCTCCTAAAGCGCAAAAAGAACATTATACTAAGGGGAGCGCCGGGAGTCGGAAAAACATATATTGCGGATCGTCTGGCATATACATTCATGGGTGAAGAAGATGCGTCTAGACTTCGCTTTGTGCAATTCCATCAGAGCTACAGCTATGAGGAATTTATAGAAGGGTTCCGTCCCAATGAAAGTGGAGAAGGGTTCTCTCTGTCAGAAGGACCATTTATCGACTTCTGTGACAAGGCGTCCCAGGATGACCGCCCTTACTTCTTCGTCATCGATGAAATCAATAGGGGAAACATGAGCCGTATTTTCGGGGAACTGATGATGCTGATCGAGGCGGATAAGCGCGGACAGGAAATCAGCCTGCTCTATTCCAAAAGAAAGTTCTCTGTGCCGGAAAATGTCTTCATCATCGGTACAATGAATACGGCTGACAGAAGTTTGGCGATGCTCGATTACGCATTGAGAAGGAGGTTCGCCTTCTTCAATCTGGAGCCCGCATTTGACACACAGACGTTCCAAAGCTTCATTGAAAGTTATCAGAACCCCTCTCTGATCAACCGCTTCATCCCACAAGTCAAACAGTTGAATGGGAAGATAAAGGACACATTCGGGCCAGGTTTCCAAATAGGGCACAGCTATTTCATCGACCCGTCCCTAAAGGAAGATACAAGGGACGCCCTATACGAAATATTGGAATATGAAATAAAGCCCCAGCTCGAAGAATATTGGTTTGACGACTTGGACATCGTAGAGGCGGAATACGATAAATTGAAGGATGTCTTGGATGAATAA
- a CDS encoding restriction endonuclease: MNNPTGIPIRNIFYMLSYAYRSLKIEDEFSYSAEKFKNLIELYTELLIISTTKIVKRGMWKEYREVKEDSTFIRGKIDIGKTIGASNAMKHKLAVQYDELTENNLLNQILKSVLLKLAVHGETGTEHRKKLRNLLVFFTDVEEITLDTELWNHIKFTNQNVFYQLPIDLCQYLYEELLVGEDGGSDKQQAIGDEQQLSSLFEKFILNFYKKETDYKVYSPHIEWDTADGYSDGLPVMKTDVVLKKGTNTLIIDTKFYQQNMRRFNENSSLKHLSGNLYQIFSYLENYNEKEEERVSGLLLYAKTNAAIQPNHSYMIKGKNIRIETLDLSLDFHEMKAQLLEMAERSLK; encoded by the coding sequence ATGAATAACCCGACCGGCATTCCAATCAGAAACATATTCTATATGCTCAGCTATGCCTATCGCTCATTGAAGATTGAAGACGAGTTTTCGTATTCAGCTGAAAAATTCAAGAATCTGATTGAACTTTATACGGAGCTGTTGATCATCAGCACCACCAAAATAGTCAAACGCGGAATGTGGAAGGAATATCGGGAAGTTAAAGAGGACTCCACCTTCATCCGGGGAAAGATTGATATTGGAAAGACTATAGGCGCTTCCAATGCAATGAAGCATAAGCTTGCGGTACAGTATGATGAGCTTACTGAGAACAATTTACTGAACCAGATCCTCAAATCAGTGCTTCTGAAGCTCGCTGTTCATGGGGAGACCGGAACTGAACATAGGAAGAAGTTGAGGAATCTGCTCGTCTTTTTTACGGATGTAGAGGAAATCACGTTGGATACTGAGTTATGGAATCATATAAAGTTTACAAACCAGAATGTGTTCTATCAACTGCCCATAGACCTATGTCAATATCTTTATGAAGAATTGTTGGTGGGAGAGGATGGAGGCTCCGATAAACAACAGGCTATTGGGGATGAGCAGCAGTTATCTTCTCTGTTTGAAAAATTTATTCTCAACTTCTACAAGAAGGAAACGGACTATAAAGTCTACAGTCCACATATAGAATGGGATACAGCTGATGGCTATTCAGACGGGCTGCCCGTCATGAAGACAGATGTCGTTTTAAAGAAGGGGACCAACACCCTGATCATCGACACGAAATTTTATCAGCAGAACATGAGACGCTTCAACGAAAATTCTTCCCTGAAGCATCTATCAGGAAACTTATATCAGATATTTTCGTATTTGGAGAACTATAATGAAAAAGAAGAGGAGAGGGTCAGCGGCTTGCTGCTGTATGCCAAGACCAATGCAGCCATTCAGCCAAACCACTCGTATATGATTAAAGGTAAAAATATACGTATCGAGACATTGGACCTTTCGCTCGATTTCCATGAGATGAAGGCACAACTGCTTGAAATGGCTGAACGTAGCTTGAAATGA
- a CDS encoding SRPBCC family protein, translated as MELYRYEGELDATPEETFKVVNDDEKLKSWSPIFEGNEYLTEEKRAVGTKFKTRMKVLNRAYQFRSEIIEYEAGRYIKVKTVLKQGDIISDFRLEPLESGVTKVGVTSHFDTESRRYKLVLKGAKPVMKRVLDHQMKKLGDVVER; from the coding sequence ATGGAACTGTACCGTTATGAAGGGGAGTTGGATGCCACACCGGAAGAGACCTTCAAAGTGGTGAATGATGACGAAAAGCTCAAATCCTGGAGCCCTATATTCGAAGGGAATGAATACCTGACAGAAGAGAAGCGGGCTGTGGGAACGAAGTTCAAAACGCGCATGAAGGTGCTGAACCGGGCATATCAGTTCCGCTCGGAAATCATCGAATATGAAGCGGGACGGTATATTAAGGTGAAGACTGTCCTCAAGCAGGGGGACATCATCTCGGACTTCAGGCTTGAACCTTTGGAGAGCGGCGTGACGAAGGTTGGGGTGACGAGCCATTTCGACACCGAGAGCCGTAGGTACAAGCTTGTGCTGAAGGGGGCAAAGCCTGTCATGAAGCGGGTGCTGGATCATCAGATGAAGAAACTTGGAGATGTAGTGGAAAGATAA
- a CDS encoding NAD(P)/FAD-dependent oxidoreductase, which translates to MAQYDYDVTFIGSGHAAWHAAMTLRQGDMKVAIIEKDTIAGTCTNFGCNPKILLEGPFEVLEELGHYKGILDQDVNVDWPSLMEYKKKVINPMSDGLKQMFEHAGIDIHMGHGTLQDAHTVEVEGQTFTSDKFVVATGQHSNALDIKGSEYTHTSRDFMDMEEMPKRITFIGGGIITFEFASIAVKTGAEVHIVSHSDEVLGGFHRGHVDKLTGKLEAEGIQLHYNEDTNEIAKDGDSYILKTESGLTLETDYVVDATGRVPNVSGIGLENAGVKFTKKGIQVDEYLRTAQPNIYASGDVLDKAVPKLTPTATFESDYIAAHILGINPEPLKYPAIPMVLYTLPRLSSIGVTVEEAKQDDRYTVKTIPFGERLLFEYKNETEAEMDIIIDDQKRLVGAEIYGNDAADLINVLTFAVNQKVTAQDLSTMIFAFPSPSSGAIDLLKFELL; encoded by the coding sequence ATGGCACAATATGATTATGATGTTACATTCATCGGCAGCGGACATGCTGCATGGCATGCGGCAATGACACTGAGGCAGGGGGACATGAAGGTCGCCATCATCGAAAAGGACACCATCGCAGGTACCTGCACGAATTTCGGCTGCAACCCGAAAATACTGCTCGAAGGCCCATTTGAAGTCCTCGAGGAGCTCGGCCACTACAAGGGCATCCTCGATCAGGATGTGAACGTCGACTGGCCGTCCCTCATGGAATATAAGAAAAAAGTGATCAACCCGATGTCCGATGGTCTGAAGCAGATGTTCGAACATGCCGGCATCGACATCCATATGGGACACGGCACCCTGCAGGATGCCCACACCGTCGAAGTCGAAGGACAGACATTCACCTCCGACAAATTCGTCGTCGCCACCGGCCAGCACAGCAACGCCCTCGACATCAAAGGCAGCGAATACACGCATACAAGCCGTGACTTTATGGATATGGAGGAGATGCCGAAGCGCATCACGTTCATCGGCGGCGGCATCATCACATTCGAATTTGCCTCCATTGCCGTGAAGACCGGTGCGGAAGTGCACATCGTGAGCCATTCCGATGAAGTCCTCGGCGGCTTCCACCGCGGCCATGTCGACAAGCTCACCGGAAAGCTCGAAGCCGAAGGCATCCAGCTCCACTACAATGAAGATACGAACGAAATCGCAAAGGACGGCGACAGCTATATACTGAAGACCGAATCCGGCCTTACACTCGAAACGGATTATGTCGTCGATGCGACGGGCCGAGTCCCGAATGTGTCCGGCATTGGACTCGAGAACGCCGGTGTCAAGTTTACGAAGAAGGGCATCCAGGTTGATGAATACCTGCGCACCGCCCAGCCGAACATCTATGCAAGTGGTGATGTCCTCGATAAGGCTGTGCCGAAGCTCACACCGACGGCCACGTTCGAATCGGACTATATCGCAGCACATATACTCGGCATCAATCCCGAGCCGCTCAAGTATCCGGCCATCCCGATGGTGCTGTATACACTGCCGCGCCTGTCCTCCATCGGCGTCACCGTCGAAGAGGCGAAGCAGGATGACCGCTATACCGTGAAGACCATTCCGTTCGGAGAAAGGCTGCTGTTTGAATATAAGAATGAGACAGAAGCGGAGATGGACATCATCATCGATGACCAGAAACGCCTCGTCGGTGCTGAAATCTACGGCAATGATGCTGCAGACCTCATCAACGTACTGACATTCGCAGTCAACCAGAAGGTCACCGCCCAGGACCTCTCCACCATGATCTTCGCCTTCCCAAGTCCATCAAGCGGCGCCATCGACCTGCTCAAGTTCGAGCTGCTGTAA
- a CDS encoding MarR family winged helix-turn-helix transcriptional regulator → MFMEDIKLANQLCFSVYNTSRLFTKFYQKALEEFNLTYPQYLVLLALWEEDHQTLHQIGRRLHLESNTLTPLLRRMEQAGWIIREKSPQDKRQLGIRLKDKGRDAKEPIQQAIADCLGHEHLDISQYREAHETIVKLEETLRTALAEDTDKSKENFNGTI, encoded by the coding sequence ATATTCATGGAAGACATCAAACTCGCCAACCAGCTGTGCTTTTCCGTCTACAACACGAGCCGGTTGTTCACGAAGTTCTATCAGAAGGCCCTGGAGGAGTTCAACCTGACCTACCCGCAATACCTCGTGTTGCTCGCCTTGTGGGAAGAAGACCATCAGACGCTCCATCAGATCGGCAGACGGCTGCATCTCGAAAGCAATACGCTGACACCCCTCCTCCGCCGTATGGAACAGGCGGGCTGGATCATCCGCGAGAAGTCACCGCAGGACAAACGCCAGCTCGGCATCCGGCTGAAGGATAAGGGGCGTGATGCCAAAGAACCGATCCAACAGGCCATCGCGGACTGTCTTGGCCATGAACATCTTGATATTTCACAATATCGCGAAGCACATGAAACGATTGTCAAACTCGAAGAGACACTGCGCACAGCCCTGGCTGAAGACACAGACAAATCAAAGGAGAATTTCAATGGCACAATATGA
- a CDS encoding putative RNA methyltransferase, translating into MKKKEQMAALVEGHAGMLRCPICGGAMHVEALKSLACENNHSFDFAKQGYVNMMTRPVKTQYDKNLFQHRRAFILESGFYRQMHEEVSGIIRRLPGRPLVLDAGSGEGSHLDRILDGVDGVGVGVDIAKEGIMLAAKHYPHSIWFVGDLAKLPIRDGSMDAIVNILSPANYVEFNRVLSSDGLVVKVVPESGYLKELREALYKDTDRETYDNTGTVSLFEENYEIVERRRVTDEMTLDRTALEHLIEMSPLAWNHAPGELDDFIAADKTVTLDLEILVGRR; encoded by the coding sequence ATGAAGAAGAAAGAACAGATGGCTGCATTGGTCGAAGGGCATGCAGGCATGCTGCGCTGCCCGATATGCGGGGGTGCAATGCATGTTGAAGCACTAAAAAGCCTCGCGTGCGAAAACAATCATTCATTCGATTTCGCAAAGCAGGGCTATGTGAACATGATGACCCGCCCGGTGAAGACACAATATGATAAAAATCTGTTCCAGCATCGGCGGGCGTTCATTTTGGAAAGTGGGTTCTACCGGCAGATGCATGAGGAAGTATCTGGGATCATCAGACGGCTTCCGGGCAGGCCATTGGTGCTTGATGCAGGTAGCGGGGAAGGCTCGCACCTTGATCGGATACTGGATGGCGTGGATGGTGTCGGCGTCGGCGTCGACATCGCCAAAGAGGGCATCATGCTGGCGGCGAAGCACTACCCTCATTCCATATGGTTCGTCGGGGATTTGGCGAAGCTGCCTATCCGGGACGGAAGCATGGATGCGATCGTGAATATCCTGTCGCCTGCAAACTATGTCGAGTTCAACCGCGTCCTCTCATCGGACGGGCTGGTCGTGAAGGTCGTGCCGGAGTCGGGGTACTTGAAGGAACTGCGTGAGGCGTTGTATAAGGATACTGACAGGGAGACATATGACAACACCGGTACCGTATCCCTTTTCGAGGAAAATTATGAGATTGTGGAACGGCGGCGTGTGACGGATGAAATGACGCTCGACCGTACGGCACTCGAACATCTGATAGAAATGTCGCCGCTGGCGTGGAATCATGCGCCCGGTGAACTGGATGATTTCATTGCTGCGGATAAGACGGTGACGCTCGACCTTGAAATACTGGTCGGGCGCAGATGA
- a CDS encoding alcohol acetyltransferase encodes MDEWYRIDNTGKIFHAVSDTTNSSVFRVAMILKEQVDPECLQSALDIVAVRFPTLTVRVRKGLFWDFMEHNDEQLLVKQEVDHPCAPIDRKENNAYLIRVLYYEQRISVEIFHSLTDGGGAMEFLKTLVYQYLRLKENDVTTDDKVLRPEDSPKREETEDSFERYATSHSVRRPEKRGEKAYQIEGKTLDPPGIHVVHGVVDASALNRHAKSLGTSLTGLLTSVLIDVVHEEKIRQGSPEGNVVIALPISLRRAFPSETLRNFFSVANIGVPMDGYMQFDDIIGTVTEQLVEKTDKARLQQGINRFVSLQSSLFIRATPVFLKYPIMRFGFNQIGERAKTMTLSNLGNLALPESMKPHVERMEIILYPTRKSPINCGVGTLNDQLTVTFARSIEESTIIRSFFRRLRQMTGLEVMVYSNRWGEER; translated from the coding sequence ATGGATGAATGGTACAGGATAGACAACACGGGCAAGATCTTCCATGCGGTCTCCGATACGACGAACTCGTCGGTCTTCCGGGTGGCGATGATCCTGAAGGAGCAGGTCGATCCGGAATGTCTGCAGTCGGCGCTCGACATCGTGGCGGTCCGCTTTCCGACGCTCACCGTCCGGGTGCGCAAGGGCCTGTTCTGGGACTTCATGGAACATAATGATGAACAGCTGCTCGTAAAGCAGGAAGTGGATCATCCTTGCGCCCCGATCGACAGGAAGGAGAACAATGCCTATCTGATCCGTGTCCTCTATTATGAGCAACGGATTTCGGTAGAAATCTTCCATTCCCTGACGGATGGCGGGGGTGCGATGGAATTCCTGAAGACGCTGGTCTACCAGTATCTGCGCCTGAAGGAGAATGATGTCACGACGGATGATAAGGTGCTCAGGCCTGAGGATTCGCCGAAGCGCGAAGAGACGGAGGACAGTTTTGAAAGGTATGCGACATCGCACTCGGTCAGACGGCCGGAGAAGCGGGGGGAGAAGGCCTATCAGATTGAAGGAAAGACGCTCGATCCGCCGGGCATCCATGTCGTACACGGTGTGGTCGATGCCTCTGCCCTCAACCGTCATGCCAAAAGCCTTGGGACATCGCTGACCGGCCTGCTTACAAGTGTCCTGATCGATGTCGTCCATGAAGAGAAGATCCGGCAGGGGTCCCCGGAAGGGAACGTAGTCATTGCGCTGCCGATCAGCCTGCGCAGGGCGTTTCCATCCGAAACGTTGAGGAACTTCTTTTCGGTGGCCAATATCGGTGTGCCGATGGATGGCTATATGCAGTTCGATGACATCATCGGAACGGTGACGGAACAGCTCGTGGAAAAGACGGATAAGGCGCGCCTGCAGCAGGGCATCAACCGGTTCGTCTCCCTTCAGAGCAGCCTGTTCATACGTGCGACGCCGGTGTTCCTGAAATATCCCATCATGCGCTTCGGGTTCAATCAGATCGGTGAACGGGCGAAGACGATGACGCTCTCGAATCTTGGGAATCTGGCTCTGCCCGAGTCGATGAAACCGCATGTGGAACGGATGGAAATCATCCTCTATCCCACAAGGAAAAGCCCGATCAACTGCGGTGTCGGAACACTGAATGATCAGCTGACCGTGACATTCGCCCGGTCGATCGAGGAGAGTACCATCATCCGGTCGTTCTTCCGTCGGCTGCGGCAGATGACGGGGCTTGAAGTCATGGTCTATTCGAACCGATGGGGGGAGGAGCGATGA
- a CDS encoding DUF6320 domain-containing protein encodes MNRCPECDVMTAHRRCPLCQTELSEAQAAIRWYPDYDRKQQRIRARISRLAIFIGILAVLVCFFINLIVLPQFLWVFYVAVAVFYALVSLSHTILSASHIGGKITAQVISLTIVLLVIDAMSGAVQWSVDYVVPALIIAGILVITIIMVTVRLKWTGYVSFLLMMIGLGFVPAVLYLTGLATVLWPSLVAALYAVATFALMLVFANQAFMTQLGRRFHL; translated from the coding sequence ATGAACCGTTGTCCAGAATGTGATGTCATGACGGCGCACAGGCGGTGCCCGTTGTGTCAGACGGAATTGTCAGAAGCACAGGCGGCCATCCGTTGGTACCCTGATTACGACAGGAAGCAGCAGCGGATCCGCGCACGCATATCGCGTCTTGCGATTTTCATCGGCATCCTGGCCGTACTCGTCTGCTTCTTCATCAACCTCATCGTCCTCCCGCAGTTCCTGTGGGTGTTCTATGTGGCGGTCGCCGTCTTCTATGCGCTGGTATCACTCAGCCATACGATCCTCTCGGCCTCGCACATCGGCGGGAAGATCACCGCCCAGGTCATCAGCCTGACCATCGTACTGCTCGTCATAGATGCCATGTCGGGTGCCGTGCAGTGGTCGGTGGACTATGTCGTGCCGGCCCTCATCATCGCGGGCATCCTGGTGATTACAATCATCATGGTGACGGTGCGCCTGAAGTGGACGGGCTATGTCAGCTTTCTGCTGATGATGATCGGGCTTGGATTCGTACCTGCGGTACTCTACCTGACGGGATTGGCCACAGTATTATGGCCAAGTCTCGTTGCGGCATTGTACGCGGTGGCGACATTTGCGCTGATGCTGGTCTTCGCCAACCAGGCATTCATGACGCAGCTTGGACGCCGGTTCCACCTGTAA
- a CDS encoding alpha/beta hydrolase: MKKMLKATALLAGVGALSYAGRAVLIEGRSVGSRLAEDIIRIVNFDLEDVDAEMLAKNFKENRKEYRIPEGIMRSEIEHFQEAGMKVYRMRPRHKRGARRVLYLHGGGYIHQPSLFHWLFLDRMVQDTGLEFIVPIYPKTPEHSFEKAYSAVAALYQKLLADSSEPLVLMGDSAGGGLAIGFSQWLSEEGLPMPKGIIVISPWLDVTMEHPEIAKYAKLDPMLKTENLKVIGGIWAGNHDPAHYRVSPINGPIEGLPKLYMFVGEREICLPDTRKFAGMLKAAGVDHEYYEYPMMNHVFPQYPIPEGADARRKMRTILESLE, encoded by the coding sequence ATGAAGAAAATGCTCAAGGCCACAGCTTTATTGGCAGGGGTGGGTGCCCTGTCCTATGCAGGACGGGCAGTCCTCATCGAAGGCAGAAGTGTCGGCAGCAGGCTGGCCGAGGATATCATCAGAATCGTCAACTTCGACCTCGAAGATGTCGATGCGGAGATGCTTGCGAAGAATTTCAAGGAGAACCGTAAGGAATACAGGATTCCAGAGGGCATCATGCGGTCGGAAATCGAACACTTCCAGGAAGCAGGGATGAAGGTGTACAGGATGCGTCCCCGGCATAAGAGGGGCGCCCGCCGGGTCCTTTATCTGCATGGCGGCGGCTATATCCATCAGCCGTCACTGTTCCATTGGCTGTTCCTCGACCGCATGGTGCAGGACACGGGGCTCGAGTTCATCGTGCCGATCTATCCGAAGACGCCTGAGCATTCATTTGAGAAAGCGTACAGCGCCGTCGCAGCACTATATCAGAAGCTCCTCGCAGATTCGTCCGAACCACTGGTGCTGATGGGGGACTCTGCAGGCGGCGGCCTGGCCATCGGATTCTCCCAATGGCTATCTGAAGAAGGACTGCCAATGCCGAAGGGGATCATCGTCATCTCGCCATGGCTCGATGTCACGATGGAGCACCCCGAAATCGCCAAGTATGCCAAGCTCGATCCGATGCTGAAGACGGAGAATCTGAAGGTCATCGGGGGAATCTGGGCAGGCAACCATGACCCCGCCCATTACCGGGTCTCCCCGATCAACGGGCCGATCGAAGGCCTGCCAAAACTGTACATGTTCGTCGGGGAACGTGAGATCTGCCTCCCCGATACACGGAAGTTCGCCGGCATGCTCAAGGCAGCCGGTGTGGACCACGAATACTACGAATATCCGATGATGAACCATGTCTTCCCTCAGTATCCGATTCCCGAAGGGGCGGATGCACGCAGGAAGATGAGAACTATATTGGAGTCGCTGGAGTAG
- a CDS encoding LacI family DNA-binding transcriptional regulator, producing the protein MITINDIAEMAGVSRTTVSRVINNTGYVSEKARRRVMDVIEETGYVPSQHAKSLRTKETKIIGVILPKISTDTSSRTVNGMNSVFEDVGYQILLTTTDLDQQKEIEHLRLLQNRQVDGIILIATNVDQTLVDEIKASKVPVVVVGQEMTGVPSVIFDDHAAAHRMTELLIEKGRRSIGYIGVDEADHSVGVQRKAGYLERMAHHGIEVPDAWVETGDFSIDSGYEAMARMLEAPEKVDAVFAATDRMGLGAWRCIRRHGYDIPGDIAVVGIGSSETSRFIEPALTTIEYEHEQAGSEAARMMMQLLQGKKKIPDKKVLDFKLVERDSI; encoded by the coding sequence ATGATAACCATCAACGATATAGCGGAAATGGCGGGTGTCTCTCGGACTACGGTATCCCGTGTAATCAACAATACAGGATACGTCAGCGAGAAGGCCCGCAGACGGGTGATGGATGTCATCGAGGAGACGGGCTATGTTCCGAGCCAGCATGCGAAATCGCTACGGACGAAGGAGACGAAGATCATCGGGGTGATACTGCCCAAGATCAGCACGGATACTTCTTCCCGGACGGTTAATGGGATGAACAGTGTATTCGAAGACGTGGGATACCAGATCCTGTTGACGACGACGGATCTCGACCAGCAGAAGGAGATTGAACATCTTCGCCTGCTGCAGAACCGGCAGGTGGATGGCATCATCCTCATCGCGACGAATGTGGATCAGACACTGGTGGATGAAATCAAGGCGTCCAAAGTGCCCGTGGTCGTAGTCGGCCAGGAGATGACAGGTGTGCCGTCGGTCATCTTCGATGATCATGCGGCAGCACATCGTATGACGGAACTGCTGATCGAAAAGGGACGCCGGTCGATCGGCTACATAGGTGTGGACGAAGCAGACCATTCAGTTGGTGTACAGAGGAAGGCTGGGTACCTGGAGAGGATGGCCCACCACGGCATTGAAGTGCCGGATGCCTGGGTGGAGACCGGGGACTTTTCCATAGACTCCGGATATGAAGCGATGGCACGGATGCTGGAAGCACCTGAAAAGGTGGACGCGGTGTTTGCCGCAACCGACCGGATGGGGCTCGGGGCGTGGAGATGCATCAGACGCCACGGCTATGATATTCCCGGGGATATCGCGGTCGTCGGCATCGGGTCTTCCGAAACATCACGCTTCATCGAACCTGCGCTGACGACGATCGAATACGAACATGAGCAGGCAGGAAGTGAAGCGGCGCGCATGATGATGCAGCTGCTGCAGGGAAAAAAGAAGATTCCAGATAAAAAAGTGCTTGACTTTAAGTTGGTTGAGCGCGATAGTATATAG